From the genome of Mesorhizobium japonicum MAFF 303099, one region includes:
- the thiP gene encoding thiamine/thiamine pyrophosphate ABC transporter permease, whose translation MRRADPRVSAGIIALAAITLLIGGAFAGLLVEGAHNFSGAWAAFDPYLLRVVRFTLWQAILSTLLSVIPALFVARALSRHPRFFGRAFILQLFAVPLALPAIVAALGILALYGRAGYFAGLFSAVGGQGWPGIYGLSGILVAHVFFNLPLATRLFLEALQTIPADQWRLASQLGMGARPAFRLIEWPTLRAALPGVAGLVFMLCITSFTIVLTLGGGPAATTLEVGIYQALRFDFDPARAVALTLLQIALTFIVVLALTRLGANVVGDTNLPVAPRRYLSVKGTETTLNAVLIVLALLFVVGPMAATVSAGLGADLGRLAGEATVRQATLTSAVLACLSALLSVMLSLALTMARRALALNRRAGPRTLLEHATDTGAGFVLVVPPIVIGAGWFLLLRHAGDVFAIAPVMVVTVNSVMAMPFALRAVRPAYDAASERHERLCAQLGISGWARLRLVDWPSLRRPLATAFAFAMALSLGDLGVIALFGSDSVQTLPYLLLARMGSYRTQDAAGLALLLGLVCLALVLAADWLGRDKVRNV comes from the coding sequence GTGCGACGCGCTGATCCCCGCGTCAGCGCCGGAATCATTGCGCTCGCCGCGATCACGCTGCTTATCGGCGGCGCATTCGCGGGCCTGCTTGTCGAAGGCGCTCATAATTTCTCGGGCGCCTGGGCCGCCTTCGATCCCTATCTGCTGCGCGTCGTGCGCTTCACGCTCTGGCAGGCCATCCTCTCGACCCTGCTTTCGGTCATCCCGGCCCTGTTCGTCGCACGCGCCCTGTCGCGGCATCCGCGTTTTTTCGGCCGCGCTTTCATCCTGCAGCTCTTCGCCGTGCCGCTGGCGCTGCCGGCGATCGTCGCGGCGCTCGGCATACTGGCGCTCTATGGCCGTGCCGGTTATTTCGCGGGGCTGTTCAGCGCCGTCGGCGGCCAGGGCTGGCCAGGCATTTACGGCCTGTCCGGCATTCTCGTGGCCCACGTCTTCTTCAATCTGCCGTTGGCGACCCGGCTGTTCCTCGAGGCGCTGCAGACGATTCCCGCCGACCAGTGGCGACTGGCGAGCCAGCTCGGCATGGGCGCGCGGCCGGCCTTCCGGCTGATTGAATGGCCGACTCTGCGCGCCGCTCTGCCGGGTGTCGCCGGGCTGGTCTTCATGCTCTGCATCACTTCATTCACCATCGTTTTGACGCTTGGCGGCGGGCCGGCGGCGACGACGCTGGAGGTCGGCATCTACCAGGCGCTGCGCTTCGATTTCGATCCCGCGCGGGCCGTCGCCCTGACATTGCTGCAGATCGCGCTGACCTTCATCGTGGTGCTGGCGCTGACGCGGCTTGGCGCCAATGTCGTCGGCGACACCAACCTGCCGGTGGCGCCGCGCCGTTATCTCTCGGTCAAAGGAACCGAAACCACACTGAACGCAGTGCTCATCGTGCTGGCCCTGCTGTTCGTTGTCGGACCGATGGCCGCGACCGTCTCGGCAGGCTTGGGCGCCGATCTCGGCCGGCTCGCCGGCGAGGCCACTGTCCGGCAGGCGACGCTGACCAGTGCGGTGCTCGCTTGCCTGTCGGCGCTGCTTTCGGTGATGTTGTCGCTGGCGCTGACCATGGCGCGACGGGCACTCGCGTTGAACCGCCGCGCCGGTCCGAGAACACTACTCGAACATGCCACGGATACCGGCGCCGGTTTTGTGCTGGTCGTGCCGCCGATCGTCATCGGCGCCGGCTGGTTCCTGCTGCTGCGCCATGCCGGCGATGTCTTTGCCATCGCCCCGGTCATGGTCGTCACCGTCAATTCTGTCATGGCGATGCCTTTCGCGCTGCGCGCCGTCCGTCCCGCCTATGACGCGGCGAGCGAGCGCCACGAACGGCTCTGCGCGCAGCTCGGCATTTCGGGCTGGGCCAGGCTGCGGCTGGTCGACTGGCCGTCATTGCGGCGGCCGCTCGCCACCGCCTTCGCCTTCGCCATGGCGCTGTCGCTCGGCGATCTCGGTGTGATCGCACTGTTCGGCAGTGATTCCGTGCAGACCTTGCCCTACCTTCTCCTGGCGCGCATGGGCAGCTACCGCACGCAGGACGCCGCCGGCCTGGCGCTGTTGCTTGGCCTCGTTTGCCTCGCCCTGGTGCTAGCGGCGGACTGGCTGGGAAGAGACAAGGTCCGCAATGTCTGA
- the thiB gene encoding thiamine ABC transporter substrate binding subunit: protein MRTLLYALVSTMVVALSGPALAKDKLTVYTYESFTADWGPGPVVKKEFEAECGCDVEFVSVADGVALLNRVKLEGASTKADIVLGLDTNLTADAKASGLFAPHGAVSDVNVPGGWSDDTFVPFDYGYFAVVYDTEKLKTPPKSLKELVEGSADDKIVIQDPRTSTPGLGLLLWVKSVYGDKAPEAWAKLKTKVLTVTPGWSEAYGLFTKGEAPMVLSYTTSPAYHMVAENTQRYQAASFEEGEYLQIEVAGITTTGAKNPLAAKFMAFMTGPKFQDAIPETNWMFPAGKTDKPLNPAFDKLVKPAKTLLFSPEEVAANRKAWVDEWLAVMSK from the coding sequence ATGCGCACGCTTTTATACGCTCTTGTCTCGACGATGGTCGTGGCGCTGTCCGGGCCGGCCTTGGCCAAGGACAAGCTCACCGTCTACACCTATGAAAGCTTCACCGCCGACTGGGGTCCAGGCCCCGTGGTGAAGAAGGAATTCGAGGCCGAATGCGGCTGCGACGTCGAGTTCGTCTCGGTCGCCGATGGCGTGGCCCTGCTCAACCGCGTCAAGCTCGAAGGGGCGTCGACCAAGGCCGATATCGTGCTCGGCCTCGACACCAATCTCACCGCCGATGCCAAGGCTAGCGGGTTGTTTGCCCCGCATGGCGCGGTCTCCGATGTCAACGTGCCGGGCGGCTGGAGCGACGACACTTTTGTTCCCTTCGACTACGGCTACTTCGCCGTCGTCTACGACACCGAAAAGCTGAAGACGCCGCCGAAGAGCCTGAAGGAACTGGTCGAAGGCAGTGCCGACGACAAGATCGTCATCCAGGATCCACGCACCTCGACGCCGGGCCTCGGCCTGCTGTTGTGGGTGAAGTCGGTCTACGGCGACAAGGCGCCGGAAGCCTGGGCCAAGCTCAAGACGAAGGTGCTGACCGTGACGCCGGGCTGGAGCGAGGCCTATGGCCTGTTCACCAAGGGCGAGGCGCCGATGGTGCTGTCCTACACGACCTCGCCGGCCTACCACATGGTCGCCGAGAACACGCAGCGCTACCAGGCGGCTTCGTTCGAGGAGGGCGAGTATCTGCAGATCGAGGTCGCGGGCATCACCACCACGGGGGCGAAGAATCCGCTGGCGGCGAAATTCATGGCCTTCATGACCGGCCCAAAATTCCAGGATGCGATCCCCGAGACCAACTGGATGTTCCCGGCCGGCAAGACCGACAAGCCGCTCAACCCGGCCTTCGACAAACTGGTCAAGCCGGCCAAGACCTTGCTGTTCAGCCCCGAAGAGGTCGCCGCCAACCGCAAGGCTTGGGTGGATGAATGGCTGGCGGTGATGAGCAAATAG
- a CDS encoding thiamine diphosphokinase, whose amino-acid sequence MSTFTILLGGDLIRTPRLDRQVEGSRVIAADAGIGHARLLGLVPELWVGDFDSVPTDLPADLAAVPRRTFPAEKDKTDGELAIAAALERGATRLVLAGAFGGKRADHAFLHLALALRLAEAGTEVLLTSGAQEGVPLLLGTAGFDYADGTLFSILGFSELAGLTVTGAKWPLNQVEVAFGSSLTISNEVRGRLDIALGHGRALLLAHPYPLPES is encoded by the coding sequence ATGAGCACATTCACCATCCTGCTTGGCGGCGATCTCATCCGCACGCCCCGGCTCGACCGCCAGGTCGAAGGCTCGCGCGTCATCGCCGCCGACGCCGGCATCGGCCATGCCCGGCTGCTCGGCCTTGTGCCGGAATTGTGGGTGGGCGATTTCGATTCCGTGCCGACCGATCTGCCCGCCGACCTTGCCGCGGTGCCCCGCCGGACTTTCCCGGCGGAGAAGGACAAGACCGACGGCGAACTGGCGATCGCCGCAGCACTCGAGCGCGGCGCGACCCGCCTTGTGCTGGCGGGTGCGTTCGGCGGCAAGCGCGCCGACCACGCCTTCCTGCATCTGGCGCTCGCCCTGCGCCTGGCCGAGGCCGGAACGGAGGTGCTGCTGACCAGTGGCGCCCAGGAAGGTGTCCCGCTGCTGCTGGGAACGGCCGGCTTCGACTATGCCGACGGCACGCTGTTTTCGATCCTCGGCTTTTCCGAACTTGCCGGCCTGACCGTCACCGGCGCCAAATGGCCGTTGAACCAGGTCGAGGTGGCCTTCGGCTCGTCGCTGACCATTTCCAACGAGGTCCGGGGTCGCCTGGACATCGCGCTCGGCCACGGCCGCGCGCTGCTGCTCGCGCATCCGTATCCACTACCTGAAAGCTGA
- a CDS encoding ABC-F family ATP-binding cassette domain-containing protein: MAPPLLNLDGIRLTFGGTPLLDGAALTASAGDKIALVGRNGSGKSTLLKIAAGLVEPQDGEVFRQPSATVRYLPQMPDMEGFANVRAYVEAGLGPADDPYRASYLMEHLGLTGEERPGDLSGGEARRAALARVMAPEPDILLLDEPTNHLDLSVIEWLEEELVRTSSALIVISHDRRFLERVSRATVWLDRGQTRRLDKGFGHFEEWRDQVLEEEEREQHKLGRQIVREEHWLRYGVTARRKRNMRRLGELQTMRQRFRGHRGAEGTATMVASDAAESGKLVIEAKNIEKSFGDLAVVKGFSTRIQRGDRVGLVGPNGAGKTTLLKMLTGELAPDAGSVRLGTNLEIATLDQKREAVDPQETLAQYLTDGRGENLVINGEQRHVVSYMKDFLFKPEQARTPVRELSGGERARLILARVLARPANLLVLDEPTNDLDMETLELLQELVAGFAGTVILVSHDRDFLDRTVTSLIAPDGDGRWIEYAGGYSDMLAQRGGTRLDDRKARAKAEAADAPAPGKSEPVAPKGPAKKLSFKQKFALESLPKKIEAVTASISRLENNIADPAYYERDPASFQKTIAALDKERATLAALEEEWLELEMLREEMEG, from the coding sequence ATGGCCCCGCCCCTTCTCAATCTCGACGGGATAAGACTGACCTTTGGCGGCACACCGCTGCTCGACGGCGCCGCGTTGACCGCTTCGGCCGGCGACAAGATCGCGCTGGTAGGCCGCAACGGGTCCGGCAAGTCGACGCTGCTCAAGATCGCCGCCGGCCTGGTCGAGCCGCAGGACGGTGAGGTGTTCCGCCAGCCCTCGGCAACCGTCCGCTATCTGCCGCAGATGCCCGACATGGAAGGTTTCGCCAATGTGCGTGCCTATGTCGAGGCGGGGCTTGGGCCAGCCGACGACCCTTACCGCGCCTCCTATCTGATGGAGCATCTTGGCCTCACCGGCGAGGAACGGCCGGGCGATCTCTCAGGGGGCGAGGCCAGGCGCGCAGCCCTGGCCCGTGTCATGGCGCCGGAGCCTGATATTCTGTTGCTTGATGAGCCGACCAACCATCTTGACCTGTCGGTCATCGAATGGCTGGAAGAAGAGCTCGTGCGCACCTCCTCGGCACTCATCGTCATCTCGCACGACCGCCGTTTCCTCGAGCGCGTGTCGCGCGCCACCGTCTGGCTCGACCGTGGCCAGACCCGCAGGCTGGACAAGGGTTTTGGCCATTTCGAGGAATGGCGCGACCAGGTGCTGGAAGAGGAAGAGCGCGAGCAACACAAGCTTGGCCGCCAGATCGTGCGTGAAGAACACTGGCTGCGTTATGGCGTGACGGCGCGGCGCAAGCGCAACATGCGCCGCTTGGGCGAGTTGCAGACCATGCGCCAGCGTTTCCGCGGCCATCGCGGCGCCGAAGGCACCGCGACCATGGTGGCAAGTGACGCCGCCGAATCCGGCAAGCTGGTGATCGAAGCCAAAAACATCGAGAAGAGCTTTGGCGACCTGGCCGTGGTCAAGGGCTTCTCGACCCGCATCCAGCGCGGCGACCGCGTCGGCCTCGTCGGACCGAACGGCGCCGGCAAGACGACGCTTTTGAAGATGCTGACCGGCGAATTGGCGCCGGATGCTGGCTCGGTGCGGCTCGGCACCAATCTGGAAATCGCCACGCTCGACCAGAAGCGCGAGGCAGTCGATCCGCAGGAGACGCTGGCGCAATACCTCACCGACGGGCGCGGCGAAAACCTCGTCATCAATGGCGAGCAGCGCCATGTCGTCTCCTACATGAAGGATTTCCTGTTCAAGCCGGAGCAGGCGCGCACGCCGGTGCGCGAACTGTCCGGCGGCGAGCGGGCGCGGCTGATCCTGGCGCGCGTGCTGGCACGACCGGCAAACCTCCTGGTACTTGATGAGCCGACCAACGATCTCGACATGGAGACGCTGGAACTGCTGCAGGAACTGGTCGCCGGCTTTGCCGGCACCGTTATCCTGGTCAGCCACGACCGCGATTTCCTCGACCGTACCGTCACCAGCCTGATCGCGCCGGATGGCGACGGGCGCTGGATCGAATATGCCGGCGGCTATTCCGACATGCTGGCGCAGCGCGGCGGCACCAGGCTCGACGACCGCAAGGCGCGCGCCAAGGCTGAAGCCGCCGATGCGCCGGCGCCGGGCAAGAGCGAGCCGGTGGCGCCAAAAGGCCCTGCGAAGAAACTGTCGTTCAAGCAGAAATTCGCCTTGGAATCCCTCCCAAAGAAGATCGAGGCGGTGACCGCTTCGATCTCGCGGCTGGAGAACAACATCGCCGACCCGGCCTACTACGAGCGCGATCCGGCCTCGTTCCAGAAGACCATCGCCGCCCTCGACAAGGAGCGCGCGACACTGGCCGCGCTCGAGGAAGAGTGGCTGGAACTGGAGATGCTGCGCGAGGAGATGGAGGGGTAG
- a CDS encoding type II toxin-antitoxin system CcdA family antitoxin, producing MLQPKAELQRKSAKISTSLQLLEDAKVLSIDISRAAETGIAKAIAKKKTLQWQAENKKAIASSNGYVSRNGLPLAKYRPF from the coding sequence ATGCTTCAACCGAAAGCCGAACTTCAACGAAAATCCGCCAAGATATCGACCAGCTTGCAGTTGCTCGAAGACGCAAAGGTGTTGAGCATCGACATCTCTCGTGCCGCAGAGACGGGTATCGCCAAGGCTATTGCGAAGAAAAAGACGCTTCAATGGCAAGCAGAGAACAAGAAAGCCATTGCCAGCTCGAACGGCTATGTCAGCCGAAACGGACTGCCCTTAGCCAAGTATCGGCCGTTTTGA
- a CDS encoding adenylosuccinate synthase, which produces MANVVVVGSQWGDEGKGKIVDWLSERADVVVRFQGGHNAGHTLVVDGKVYKLSLLPSGVVRQGKLSIIGNGVVFDPHAFVAEVAKLKAQGVEVTPDRLKIAENTALILSLHRELDGFREDAASNSGTKIGTTRRGIGPAYEDKVGRRAVRVMDLADLETLPLKVDRLLTHHNALRRGLGHGEVTHDAIMAELTSVADEILPYMDRVWKILDDKRRAGERILFEGAQGTLLDIDHGTYPFVTSSNTVAGQAAAGSGVGPGAIGYVLGITKAYTTRVGEGPFPTEQKNEIGEFLGTRGHEFGVVTGRKRRCGWFDAVLVRQAVAVNGIKGIALTKLDVLDGLDEIKVCTGYRLDGEMIDYLPASQGAQARVEPVYETLEGWKGTTAGARSWNDLPAQAVKYVRYIEELIGAPVALLSTSPERDDTILVTDPFQD; this is translated from the coding sequence ATGGCCAATGTGGTGGTCGTCGGCTCGCAATGGGGCGACGAAGGCAAGGGCAAGATCGTCGACTGGCTGTCGGAGCGCGCCGATGTGGTGGTGCGTTTCCAGGGTGGCCACAATGCCGGCCACACGCTGGTCGTCGACGGCAAGGTCTACAAGCTGTCGCTGTTGCCGTCCGGCGTCGTGCGGCAGGGCAAGCTGTCCATCATCGGCAATGGCGTCGTCTTCGACCCGCATGCTTTCGTGGCCGAAGTGGCGAAGCTCAAGGCGCAGGGCGTCGAAGTGACGCCGGATCGCCTGAAAATAGCCGAAAACACAGCGCTTATCCTGTCGCTGCACCGGGAGCTGGACGGATTCCGCGAGGACGCCGCGTCAAATTCCGGGACGAAGATTGGCACGACCCGCCGGGGCATTGGTCCGGCCTATGAGGACAAGGTGGGTCGGCGCGCGGTGCGGGTGATGGATCTGGCGGATTTGGAAACGCTTCCCCTGAAGGTCGACAGGCTGCTGACGCACCACAATGCGCTGCGCCGCGGGCTTGGCCATGGCGAAGTCACACATGACGCGATCATGGCTGAATTGACCTCGGTCGCCGACGAGATCCTGCCCTATATGGACCGTGTCTGGAAAATCCTCGACGACAAGCGCCGCGCCGGCGAGCGCATCCTGTTCGAAGGCGCGCAAGGCACGCTGCTCGACATCGACCACGGCACCTATCCCTTCGTCACCTCGTCCAACACGGTGGCCGGCCAGGCCGCCGCCGGCTCGGGCGTCGGCCCGGGCGCCATCGGCTACGTGCTCGGCATTACCAAGGCCTACACGACGCGCGTCGGCGAAGGCCCGTTCCCGACCGAACAGAAGAACGAGATCGGCGAGTTCCTCGGCACGCGCGGTCATGAATTCGGCGTCGTCACCGGGCGTAAGCGCCGCTGCGGCTGGTTCGACGCGGTGCTGGTGCGCCAGGCCGTCGCCGTCAACGGCATCAAGGGCATCGCGCTGACCAAGCTCGACGTGCTCGATGGGCTGGACGAGATCAAGGTCTGCACCGGCTATCGCCTCGACGGCGAGATGATCGACTATTTGCCGGCCAGCCAGGGCGCGCAGGCCCGTGTCGAACCGGTCTACGAGACGCTGGAAGGGTGGAAAGGCACCACTGCCGGCGCGCGCAGCTGGAACGACCTTCCGGCCCAGGCCGTCAAATATGTCCGATACATAGAGGAGCTGATCGGCGCGCCAGTGGCACTCCTCTCCACCAGCCCGGAACGGGACGATACGATACTTGTGACCGATCCGTTTCAAGACTAG
- a CDS encoding DMT family transporter produces MHRHAYLLLLLTTLLWGGNSVAGKLAVDHVSPMMLVFLRWVLAVAILLPIGWRSIQQDWPVVRRHWLILAALGASGFTLFNVIFYTALNYTTAINVSIEQAAMPILIMTANFVFFRLRVNWAQIAGVVLTIAGVILTACHGDPRRLLTLELNFGDAIMLVAVVLYSGYSVGLRLKPALRWQSLMLTMSIAALITSLPFLLWEVAAGTVVVPDARGWTVIVYTAIGASVVSQITYIRGNELIGANRAGLFINLVPIFGTLLSVLIVGETFQLYQALALVLVLGGIGLAEHSGRKMAMTPPARAR; encoded by the coding sequence ATGCATCGACACGCCTACTTATTGCTGCTGCTCACCACCTTGCTGTGGGGTGGCAATTCGGTGGCCGGCAAGCTGGCGGTCGATCACGTCTCGCCGATGATGCTGGTCTTCCTGCGCTGGGTGCTGGCGGTGGCGATCCTGCTGCCGATCGGCTGGCGCTCGATCCAGCAGGACTGGCCTGTGGTGCGCCGACACTGGCTCATTCTGGCGGCACTCGGCGCCAGCGGCTTCACGCTGTTCAACGTGATCTTCTACACGGCACTCAACTACACGACGGCGATCAACGTCTCGATCGAACAGGCGGCGATGCCGATCCTGATCATGACGGCCAATTTCGTCTTCTTCCGGCTGCGCGTGAACTGGGCGCAGATCGCCGGCGTCGTGCTGACCATTGCCGGCGTGATCCTGACCGCTTGCCACGGCGATCCGCGCCGGCTGCTGACGCTGGAGCTCAATTTCGGCGACGCCATCATGCTGGTGGCGGTCGTCCTCTACAGCGGCTATTCGGTCGGGCTGCGGCTGAAGCCGGCGCTGCGCTGGCAGAGCCTGATGCTGACCATGTCGATCGCCGCCCTCATCACCTCACTGCCCTTCTTGCTGTGGGAGGTCGCCGCAGGGACCGTGGTCGTGCCCGACGCGCGCGGCTGGACGGTCATCGTCTATACCGCGATCGGCGCCTCGGTCGTCTCGCAGATAACCTACATCAGGGGCAACGAACTGATCGGCGCCAACCGCGCCGGCCTGTTCATCAATCTCGTGCCGATCTTCGGCACGCTGCTTTCGGTGCTGATCGTCGGCGAGACGTTCCAGCTCTATCAGGCGCTGGCGCTGGTCCTCGTGCTGGGCGGCATCGGGCTTGCCGAACATAGCGGGCGCAAGATGGCGATGACCCCGCCAGCCAGGGCGCGCTGA
- the serA gene encoding phosphoglycerate dehydrogenase, which translates to MAPRVLVSDKLSPTAVQIFKDRGVEVDYLPDLGKDKEKLLEVIDQYDGLAIRSATKVTEKLINAATRLKVIGRAGIGVDNVDIPAASRKGIIVMNTPFGNSITTAEHAVAMIFALARQIPEANASTHAGKWEKNRFMGVEITGKTLGVIGCGNIGSIVATRGVGLKMHVVAFDPFLSDKRAEELGVEKVELDELFARADFITLHTPLTDKTRNIIDAGAIAKMKNGVRIINCARGGLIVEADLIAALKSGKVAGAGIDVFEVEPAEQNALFGMENVVATPHLGASTAEAQENVALQVAEQMSDYLIKGAVSNAINMPSITAEEAPRLKPFVKLAEVLGAFVGQVTEDPIMEVEILFDGSTATMNTRALISATLAGLIRPQVSDVNMVSAPIMVKERGIIVAEVKRDKSGVFDGYIKLTVKTEHRTRSIAGTCFSDGKPRFIQIKGINLDAEVGQHMLYTTNADAPGIIGLLGTVCGENGVNIANFQLGRNRPGGDAIALLYLDAPFPEKVLEQVRAHKSIDSAKRLQFDVGGI; encoded by the coding sequence ATGGCGCCCCGCGTACTCGTCTCTGACAAACTCTCTCCCACCGCCGTGCAGATCTTCAAGGATCGCGGCGTCGAGGTCGACTATCTGCCCGACCTCGGCAAGGACAAGGAAAAGCTGCTCGAAGTGATCGACCAGTATGACGGCCTTGCCATCCGCTCGGCGACCAAAGTCACCGAAAAGCTGATCAACGCCGCCACCAGGCTCAAGGTCATCGGCCGCGCCGGCATCGGCGTCGACAATGTCGATATCCCGGCGGCGAGCCGCAAGGGTATCATCGTGATGAACACGCCCTTCGGCAATTCGATCACGACGGCCGAGCACGCCGTGGCGATGATCTTCGCGCTGGCGCGCCAGATCCCGGAAGCCAACGCCTCGACCCATGCCGGCAAGTGGGAGAAGAACCGCTTCATGGGTGTCGAGATCACCGGCAAGACGCTGGGCGTCATCGGCTGCGGCAATATCGGTTCGATCGTCGCCACACGCGGCGTCGGCCTGAAGATGCATGTCGTCGCCTTCGACCCGTTCCTGTCGGACAAGCGTGCCGAGGAGCTCGGCGTCGAGAAGGTCGAGCTCGATGAGCTGTTCGCGCGCGCGGACTTCATTACGTTGCACACGCCGCTGACCGACAAGACGCGCAACATCATCGATGCCGGGGCAATCGCCAAGATGAAGAACGGCGTGCGCATCATCAACTGCGCGCGTGGCGGGCTGATCGTCGAGGCCGACCTGATCGCGGCGCTGAAGAGCGGCAAGGTGGCGGGCGCCGGCATCGACGTGTTCGAGGTCGAGCCGGCCGAGCAGAACGCCTTGTTCGGCATGGAGAACGTGGTGGCGACGCCGCATCTCGGCGCCTCGACGGCGGAAGCGCAGGAGAATGTCGCGCTGCAGGTCGCCGAGCAGATGTCGGACTATCTGATCAAGGGCGCGGTCTCCAACGCCATCAACATGCCGTCGATCACGGCGGAAGAAGCGCCACGGCTGAAGCCCTTCGTCAAGCTCGCCGAAGTGCTCGGCGCCTTTGTCGGCCAGGTCACCGAGGATCCGATCATGGAGGTCGAGATCCTGTTCGACGGCTCGACCGCGACGATGAACACGCGCGCGCTGATCAGCGCGACGCTTGCCGGGCTGATCCGGCCGCAGGTCTCCGACGTCAACATGGTTTCGGCACCGATCATGGTGAAGGAGCGCGGCATCATTGTAGCCGAGGTCAAGCGCGACAAGTCGGGTGTGTTCGATGGCTACATCAAGCTGACGGTCAAGACCGAGCACAGGACGCGCTCGATCGCCGGCACTTGCTTCTCGGACGGCAAGCCGCGCTTCATCCAGATCAAGGGCATCAACCTCGACGCCGAGGTCGGTCAGCACATGCTCTACACCACCAATGCCGATGCGCCCGGTATCATCGGCCTGCTCGGCACAGTGTGCGGCGAGAATGGCGTCAACATCGCCAACTTCCAGCTTGGCCGCAACCGGCCGGGCGGCGACGCCATAGCGCTGCTCTATCTCGACGCGCCGTTCCCGGAAAAGGTGCTGGAGCAGGTGCGGGCGCACAAGTCGATCGACTCGGCCAAGCGGCTGCAGTTCGACGTCGGCGGGATCTGA
- a CDS encoding phosphoserine transaminase, whose product MTTHTKPGLRPANPNFSSGPCAKRPGWSVEALKNAALGRSHRAKIGKTKLEQAIELTREILQVPADHRIGIVPASDTGAVEMALWSLLGERGVDMVAWESFGSGWVTDVVKQLKLPDVRKLEAGYGELPDLAKIDFDRDVVFTWNGTTSGVRVPNGDFIPADRKGLTICDATSAAFAQRLDFEKLDVVTFSWQKVLGGEGAHGMLILSPRAVARLESYKPAWPLPKIFRLTSGGKLIEGIFKGETINTPSMLCVEDYLDALHWAKSIGGLDVLVARADANAAVLDGFVDKSSWLGHLAVQPATRSNTSVCLSFTDPDVAALDADGQATFAKGLVSALDKEGVAYDIGSYRDAPPGLRIWCGATVETSDLETLLPWLDWAFAAQKASLKAAA is encoded by the coding sequence ATGACGACGCATACGAAGCCCGGACTCCGTCCGGCAAATCCCAATTTCTCCTCAGGTCCTTGCGCAAAACGCCCCGGCTGGTCGGTCGAGGCGCTGAAGAATGCCGCGCTCGGCCGTTCCCATCGCGCCAAGATCGGCAAGACCAAGCTCGAACAGGCGATCGAGCTGACGCGCGAAATCCTCCAGGTTCCTGCGGACCACCGCATCGGCATCGTGCCGGCGTCGGACACGGGCGCCGTCGAGATGGCGCTGTGGTCGCTGCTCGGTGAGCGTGGTGTCGACATGGTCGCCTGGGAAAGTTTTGGCTCCGGCTGGGTCACCGACGTGGTCAAGCAGCTGAAGCTGCCCGACGTGCGCAAGCTCGAGGCCGGCTACGGCGAATTGCCGGATCTGGCCAAGATCGATTTCGACCGCGACGTGGTCTTCACCTGGAACGGCACGACCTCGGGCGTGCGCGTGCCGAACGGTGATTTCATTCCTGCCGACCGCAAGGGCCTGACCATCTGCGACGCCACTTCGGCCGCGTTCGCGCAAAGGCTCGATTTCGAAAAGCTCGATGTCGTCACTTTCTCCTGGCAGAAAGTGCTGGGCGGCGAGGGCGCGCATGGCATGCTGATCCTGTCGCCCCGCGCCGTTGCCCGGCTGGAGAGCTACAAGCCTGCATGGCCGCTGCCGAAAATCTTCCGCCTGACCTCCGGCGGCAAGCTGATCGAGGGCATCTTCAAGGGCGAGACCATCAACACGCCGTCGATGCTGTGCGTCGAGGATTATCTCGACGCGTTGCACTGGGCGAAGTCGATCGGCGGCCTCGATGTGCTGGTCGCCAGGGCGGATGCCAATGCTGCCGTGCTCGACGGGTTTGTCGACAAGTCCTCATGGCTCGGCCATCTCGCCGTCCAGCCGGCGACGCGGTCGAACACATCAGTCTGCTTGTCCTTCACCGATCCCGATGTGGCGGCGCTCGATGCCGACGGGCAGGCGACTTTCGCCAAGGGGCTGGTCTCGGCGCTCGACAAGGAAGGTGTCGCCTATGACATCGGCTCCTATCGCGACGCGCCTCCCGGCCTGCGTATCTGGTGTGGCGCGACGGTCGAGACCTCCGATCTCGAAACGCTGCTGCCCTGGCTCGATTGGGCCTTCGCCGCGCAAAAGGCGTCGCTGAAAGCGGCGGCCTGA